One Mycolicibacterium rufum genomic window, GGGCCGCGTCGACTACATCGACGGCGAGGTCATCGACGTGGTGGACGCCGCGGCCGAGCCGCCGGCCGCCGAGCAGCGCCGCCTGCCGGAGTGAGCACCACCAGCCTTCTGCTGGGCGGCCGCATCCACAGCCCCGCTATTCCCGACGCCACCGCGATGGCCGTCCGCGACGGCGTGGTGGCCTGGCTCGGCAGCGACGACGTCGGCCGCGCTCAGTTCCCCGACGCCGAGGTCACCGACCTCGGCGGTTGCTTTGTCGCCCCCGCGTTCGTCGACAGCCATGTGCACGTCACCGCGACCGGTCTGACCGTCACCGGTCTCGATCTGCGTCAGGCCACATCACGGTTGCACTGCCTCGAGTTGCTCGGCGACCACGCCCGCACCCACCCCGAAGGTGTGCTGTGGGCACACGGGTGGGACGAGTCGGCCTGGCCGGACGCCCGACCGCCCAGCACCGCCGAGGTCGACGCGGCCGTCGGACCGGGCCGGATGGCCTACCTCGCCCGGATCGACGTGCACTCGGCGCTGGCCTCGACCGCGCTGCAGCGCGCCGCCGGTGTTCTCAGCGACGCGCCTCTGACCGCCGACGACCACCACCGCGTCCGTCGGATCGCCCGCGACCACCTCACGTCCGCGCAGCGTTCCGAGGCGCGTCGGGCTGCCCTCGACAGGGCGGCCGCACGCGGCATCGTCGCGGTCCACGAATGCGCCGGGCCCGACATCGGCGGCCTCGACGACTGGCGCGAACTACGGGACCTGCGCCACGGCGTCGAGGTGGTCGGCTACTGGGGAGAGCAGGTCAGCACCGCCGCCCAGGCTCGTGAGCTGATCGCCGAGACGGGCGCCCGCGGGCTCGCGGGCGACCTGTTCGTCGACGGCGCGCTGGGTTCCCGCACGGCATGGCTGCACGAGCCCTACACCGACCTGCCGTCCGACTGTCCCGCCCCGACCGGCAACACCTACCTCGACGCCGACGCGATCACCGCCCACCTGGCGGCCTGCACCGAGGCCGGGATCACGGCGGGTTTCCACGCCATCGGCGACGCCGCGGTGACGGCGGTGGTGGCCGCGCTGGACGCGGTCGTCGACCGCGCAGGCAGTGTGGCCGTCGCACGCTGCGGACATCGGATCGAGCACCTCGAGATGGTCACCGACGAGCAGGCCGCCAAGCTCGGCGGCTGGGGCGTGATCGCGAGCATGCAACCCGCCTTCGACGCGCTCTGGGGCGGCGACGACGGGATGTACGCCCGGCGTCTGGGCGCCTCCCGGGCGGCCCGGATGAACGATTTCGCGCTGTTAGCATCCCAAGGCGTGCCACTCGCCTTCGGCTCCGATGCGCCGGTGACCGACATGAACCCCTGGGCCGCCGTGCGGGCGGCCACGACCCATCACACCCCCGGCAGCGCCGTGTCGGCGCGGGCCGCGTTCGCCGCGGCCACCCGGGGAGCGTGGCGGGCCGGCGGGGTGCGCGACGGCGTGACCGGCACGCTGGTGCCGGGTGCGCCGGCGTCCTATGCCGTCTGGGAGGCCGACGCCTTCGACGTCGCCGCGCCCGCCGACGCGGTGCAGCGCTGGTCCACCGATCCGCGGTCGCGGGTGCCGCTGTTGCCGCGACTCGACGGACCGCTGCCGCGGTGCCGTCAGACCGTGCACCGGGGCGCGGTCCTCCATGGCTGACGCGCCACACACCACTGACGCCGACGTGGCCCCCGACGCCGCCCCCGCACCGTCGCGGCTGCGCCGCTTCGGCCAGGCAGTCGTGGACCGGTTGCCCCAGCTCAGCATCGCCATCGTGGCCGGGCTGGCGCTGTGCGCGAGCTTCCCGCCCTTCGGGTGGTGGTTCGCCGCGATCCTGGCGTTCGCCGCGCTGGGCTGGCTGCTCACCCGGCCGACGACCACCGCGGCCGGAGGCTTCGGCTACGGGCTGCTGTTCGGCCTGGCGTTCTACGTGCCGCTGCTGCCCTGGATCAGCGGCCTGGTCGGCCCGGTGCCGTGGCTCGCGCTCAGCCTCGTCGAGGCGCTGTTCCCGGCGCTGTTCGGGCTCGTCGCGGTCCTGGTCCGCCGTGCGCCCGGCTGGCCGCTGTGGTTCGCCGGGCTGTGGTCGGCGCAGGAGTGGCTGAAGTCCACGGTCCCGTTCGGCGGATTCCCGTGGGGCGTGGTCGGCTATTCGCAGACGGGCGGCCCCGCCCTGCCGCTGGCCGCGTTCGGCGGCGCCCCGCTGCTGACGTTCGCGACTGTGCTGCTCGGGTTCAGCGTGGCGGCGCTGACGCTCGAGGTCATCCGCTGGTGGCGCAGCGACGCCGCCGCCCGCGCCGCCGCGCCCCCGGCCGTCGTGTTGCCGGGCCTGTGCATCAGCCTCGTCCTGCTGACCGCGGCGCTGGCCTGGCCGCACGTGCGTAAGTCCGGAGCCGGCGCCGGCGACGAACCGCCGGTCACCGTCGCGGCCGTGCAGGGCAACGTGCCGCGCCTGGGCCTGGAGTTCAACGCTCAGCGTCGCGCCGTGCTGGACAACCACGTCCGCGAAACCCTGCGGCTCGCCGAGGACGTCCGGGCCGGTCGCGCCCCGCAGCCCATGTTCGTGATCTGGCCGGAGAACTCGTCGGACATCGACCCGCTGGCCAACGCCGACGCCGGCCAGGCGATCTCCACGGCCTCGGCCGCGATCCGCGCGCCGATCCTGGTGGGCGGCGTGGTGGCCGCCCCCGGCTACAGCCGGGACAACCCCGTGTCGACGAACTCGGTCATCGTCTGGAACCCCGACACCGGCCCGGCCGATCGGCATGACAAGCAGATCATCCAGCCGTTCGGCGAGTACCTGCCGTGGCGCAGCTTCTTCAGCAAGCTCTCGCCGTATGCCGAGCGCGCCGGGTATTTCGTGCCCGGACAGGGCGACGGCGTCGTGCGGGCAGCCGGGGTGCCGGTCGGGGTGACGACGTGCTGGGAGGTCATCTTCGACCGGGCGGCCCGCGAGGCGGTGCGCAGCGGAGCCCAGGTGCTGGCGGTGCCCAGCAACAACGCCACCTTCGACGAGGCGATGAGTGAGCAGCAGCTCGCCTTCGCCCGGTTGCGCGCCGTCGAACACGACCGCTATGTCGTCGTCGCGGGCACCGTCGGCATCAGCGCGGTGGTCTCCCCGGACGGCCGCGAGCTGGCGCGGACCGCGTTCTTCGAGCCCGCCTACCTGGACCAACAGATCCGGCTGCGGACCGCGCTGACCCCGGCGACGCGGTTCGGCCCCATCATTGAGGCGCTGCTGATCGGCGTCGGTGTTGCGGGGATCCTGGCAGCCATGCTGCACAATGGTCTCTTCGTGCCAGCAAGAATCAGGGGTCGGCGAACGACGACCGACAACGGCAAAGGAGCCACATGAGCGTCCCGGGTGGCCCCGGCGGCCGAGAAGCCGGCCGAGAAGCCGCAGAGAAACCGAGCGCACGGACTCTGGTCATCATCCCGACCTACAACGAGCGCGACAACCTGCTCAAGATCGTCAGCCGGGTCAACGACGCGGCGCCGGCGGTGCACGTGCTGATCGTCGACGACGGAAGTCCCGACGGCACCGGCCGGTTGGCCGACGAACTCGCGCTGGCCGATCCCGACCGGGTGCACGTCATGCACCGCAGCTCGAAGGACGGGCTGGGTGCGGCCTACCTCGCCGGGTTCGCGTGGGGTCTGAGCCGGCAGTACACGGTGCTGGTGGAGATGGACGCCGACGGCAGCCACGCGCCCGAGCAGCTGTACCGGCTGCTCGACGCGGTCGACGCCGGCGCAGACCTGGTGATCGGATCGCGCTACGTCGACGGCGGCGAGGTGCGCAACTGGCCGCGGCGCCGGCTCGTGCTGTCCCGGACGGCTAACGGCTATTCACGCATCCTGCTGGGCGTCGACATCCACGACATCACCGCGGGTTACCGCGCTTACCGGCGCGAGGTGCTCGAGAAGATCGACCTCGCCGCCGTGGACTCCAAGGGCTACGGCTTCCAGGTCGATCTGACCTGGCGTTCGATCAACGCCGGCTTCACCGTCGTCGAGGTGCCGATCACGTTCACCGAACGGGAGCACGGAGTCTCGAAGATGGACGGCTCGACCATCCGGGAGGCGATCGTCAAGGTCGCCCAGTGGGGATTGCGCGCCCGGTTGGACCGGGCCCGCGGAACGGCCCGCTGACTACCCGCGGCGCCGCGTCTTGATGATCTCGAGGCGCTCCTTGAGCAGTTCCTCGAGTTCCTCGACCGAACGCCGCTCCAGCAGCATGTCCCAGTGGGTGCGCGGGGGCTTCACCTTCTTGGGCTCGGGGACGTCGCCCTCGATCAGGGTGCCCTCCATGCCGTTGCGGCACAGCCAGGTGCCGGGGATCTCGGCGTCGTCGGCGAACGGGACGTCGAATTCCTCACCGTTGTCGGTGCGGTAGCGGGCGACCTGCCGCGGCGCCAAGTCGTGATTGCGGTCGGTCTCGTAGCTCACGGCTCCGAGGCGGCTGCCCCTCAAGACACGATCAGCCATCGTCAACTCCTCTGTCAGCGCGTGTGGTCCGGGTTAAACAACGCAGGTGTGCGACGTAGAGTTCCCGACTCGGCCCCCGATGATACCGGGATCTGAGGATCGCCCGGTTTAGAGTCGGGCCGTGACAGCCTCGCCCGGCCAGATGACCTCCCGCAGCGGCGCGCGGAGCCGCCCGCAGACCTGCCGCTGGTGCGGACGGGAAGTCGCGGACGCGGGGCTGGGTCGTCGCCGCCAGTACTGCAGGCAGTCGTGCCGCCAGCGCGCCTACGAGCAGCGGGCCCTGGTCAGGGGGACCGCGGTCGCCGAGGACGCGGTGGTGCTCAGCGCCGAGGAGGCCTCCGAACTGTCCGATCGCGTCTACCAGGTCCGGTGTGCCGCCGAGGACATGGCCATCGCGATCGAGGAGGGCGCCGGAACCGGCGAACTGCGCGAGCTCTGCGACGCCGTGATGAGGGCCGCCCGCGCGGCCGACGGCTGGCGCTGAGCCGGCGTTCTTTTCCTCACGCAGAATCAAACGGTTCAACGCCGGAGGGGCCGCGCGTAGCGTCGCCTCACCGTGACCAGTCCCACCGATCTGGCCGTGCCGTCGGCCCCGTCTGCTCCCCGGCCGAGGGCTCAGCGCAGATGGATGCTCATCCGGCTGGCCTCTCCGTTCGTGCTGCTGGCGCTGTGGCAGATCGGCAGCGCTGCGGGCCTCATCCCGCAGGATGTGCTGCCGGCGCCCTCGTTGATCGCGGAGGCCGGGATCGAGCTGATCAGGACCGGCCAGCTCGCCGACGCCCTGGCGGTCTCCGGAGTCCGGGTCGTCGAAGGTCTGGTGCTCGGCGGCGTGGTCGGTATCGCCCTCGGGGTCGCGGTCGGCCTGTCGAAATGGGTGGAGGCCACCATCGACCCGCCGATGCAGATGATCCGTGCGCTACCGCACCTCGGCCTGATCCCGTTGTTCATCGTGTGGTTCGGCATCGGTGAGCTGCCCAAGGTGCTGCTCGTCGCGCTCGGGGTCAGCTTCCCGCTCTACCTCAACACCTACTCGGCCATCCGCCAGGTCGACCCCAAACTGTTCGAGACGGCGCAGGTACTCGGCTTCTCGTTCGGGCAGAAGTTGCGCACGATCGTCGTGCCCAGCGCCGCGCCGCAGGTCCTCGTCGGTCTGCGCCAGTCGCTCGCGATCGCATGGCTGACCTTGATCGTCGCCGAACAGATCAACGCGGACAAGGGAATCGGGTTCCTCATCATGAACGCCCGGGATTTCCTGCGGATCGACATCATCATCGTCGGCCTGATCGTCTACGCGCTGCTGGGGATCGGCACCGACGCCGTGGTCCGTGCGCTCGAGAATCGGGCATCGAGGTACCGCGCATGACTCTCACCTCCGACACGTCCGCACACGTGACCGGTCCCCGCGCCGACGCCGCCGGCGAACTGCGCGGCGTGAACAAGTGGTACGGCGCCCACCACGTGCTCACCGATCTGTCGGTGCGGATCGGGCGCGGCGAGGTCGTCGCCCTGATCGGGCGCAGCGGCTCGGGGAAGTCGACCGTGCTGCGGGTGCTGGCCGGCCTGTCGACCGACCACACCGGCGACCGCGCGGTGGCCGGCGCCCCGGCGGTCGCCTTCCAGGAACCCCGGCTGTTCCCGTGGCGCGACGTGCGCACCAACGTCGCCTACGGGTTGACCCGCACCCGGTTGTCGAAGGCGCAGGCGCTGGCCCGCGCCGAGCAGGCCCTGGCCGACGTAGGTCTCGCCGACCGCGCGGACGCGTGGCCGTCGACGTTGTCCGGCGGTCAGGCGCAACGCGTTTCGCTGGCTCGCGCCCTGGTGGCCGAACCGGAGCTGCTGCTCCTCGACGAGCCGTTCGGCGCGCTGGATGCGTTGACCCGGCTCTCGATGCGGGTGCTGCTGCTCGACCTGTGGCGCGAGCACGGTTTCGGGGTGCTGTTGGTGACCCACGACGTCGACGAGGCGGTGGCGCTCGCCGACCGGGTGCTGGTTCTCGACGACGGCACGATCGCGCACACCCTGGAGATCCCGGATCCCCGCCGTCCGCCCGGGGAGGGCCACACCGACCGCTACCGCGCCGAGCTTCTCGACACGCTCGGCGTGCAGTCCTGACCATCATCGACGAGGGGACCCCATGAGCAGGGTTGTTGCCGTGATCGCCGTGCTGAGCCTGCTGCTCACCGGATGCGTGTCACGACAGAATGTTTCGGGCGCCCAACAGGCGCCCGAGACGGTACCGCTGTCGGAACTGTCCGGCGTGACGCTGCAGGTGGGCGACCAGAAGGGCGGCACCGAGTCGCTGCTGCGTGCCGCGGGGGCGCTCGACGGGCTGCCGTACGCGATCGCGTTCTCCACCTTCACGTCCGGTCCACCGCAGGTCGAGGCGGCGACCGCCGGCAAGATCGACTTCGCGATCACCGGAAACACCCCGCCGATCTTCGGGGCCGCAGCGGGCGCCAAGGTCAAGGTGGTCGCCGCCTATGACGGCGGTGGCAACGGCGATCAGATTCTGGTGCAGAGAGATTCGCCCATCACCTCGATCGCCGACCTGCGCGGGAAGCGCATCGTGGTGGGCAAGGGCAGCTCCGCGCACGGGCACATCCTCGCGCAACTGAAGAACGCCGGCCTGACCCCCGACGATGTCACGCTGATCTTCCTGCAGCCGGCCGACGCGCTGTCGGCGTTCACCCAGCGTCAGGCCGACGCGTGGGCCATCTGGGATCCCTACACCGCCCAGACCGCCGCGCAGCTTCCGGTGCGCTCCATCGGGCAGGCCCGCGACGTCACCAACGGCTACTGGTTCGGCGTGGCCTCGGATCAGGCACTGGCCGACCCGAAACGCAACACCGCGCTCGCCGACCTGCTGGTCCGGTTCGAGAAAGCGGCGCGGTGGGCTCAGGAACATCCCCAGCAGTGGGCCGCGAGCTACGGGCAGGCCGTGGGGTTGAGTCCGGAGGTGGCGCAGGTGTCGCAGTCACGCAGCCTGCGGCTACCGACCGAACTCGGCGACCAGGTGGTGGCGTCCGAGCAGAAGATCGCCGATCTGTTCGCCGCGTCAGGCCAGATCGCCTCTCCTGCACCTGATTTCAGCAAGTGGGTGGATCGCAGGTACAACGACGCGCTGCGTCCGCTCTTCATCTCGACCAGTTAGGAAATCATGCCGTCCGCGAAATTCTTCTGGTTCCTGCCCACCAACGGCGACAGCCGCTCCATCGTCGGGGCATCGCACGCCTCGGCGCACCACACCGTGCCGGCCGGCTATCGCGCCCCCAGCCGACGCTACCTCGCTGAGGTGGCCAGGGCCGCCGACAGATTGGGCTACGAAGGCGTGCTGACCCCGACCGGCACCTGGTGCGAGGACGCCTGGCTGACGGCGTCGGCGCTGCTCGCCGAGACCGAACGCCTGAAATTCCTCGTCGCGTTCCGGCCCGGACTGGTGCCGCCCACGCTGGCCGCCCAGCAGACGGCGACCCTGCAGCGCTACTCCGAGGGCCGGGTGCTGCTCAACATCGTCAGCGGCGGCGACGACCTGGAACAGCGCCGCTTCGGGGACTGGCTCGATCAC contains:
- a CDS encoding amidohydrolase, producing the protein MAVRDGVVAWLGSDDVGRAQFPDAEVTDLGGCFVAPAFVDSHVHVTATGLTVTGLDLRQATSRLHCLELLGDHARTHPEGVLWAHGWDESAWPDARPPSTAEVDAAVGPGRMAYLARIDVHSALASTALQRAAGVLSDAPLTADDHHRVRRIARDHLTSAQRSEARRAALDRAAARGIVAVHECAGPDIGGLDDWRELRDLRHGVEVVGYWGEQVSTAAQARELIAETGARGLAGDLFVDGALGSRTAWLHEPYTDLPSDCPAPTGNTYLDADAITAHLAACTEAGITAGFHAIGDAAVTAVVAALDAVVDRAGSVAVARCGHRIEHLEMVTDEQAAKLGGWGVIASMQPAFDALWGGDDGMYARRLGASRAARMNDFALLASQGVPLAFGSDAPVTDMNPWAAVRAATTHHTPGSAVSARAAFAAATRGAWRAGGVRDGVTGTLVPGAPASYAVWEADAFDVAAPADAVQRWSTDPRSRVPLLPRLDGPLPRCRQTVHRGAVLHG
- the lnt gene encoding apolipoprotein N-acyltransferase, producing the protein MADAPHTTDADVAPDAAPAPSRLRRFGQAVVDRLPQLSIAIVAGLALCASFPPFGWWFAAILAFAALGWLLTRPTTTAAGGFGYGLLFGLAFYVPLLPWISGLVGPVPWLALSLVEALFPALFGLVAVLVRRAPGWPLWFAGLWSAQEWLKSTVPFGGFPWGVVGYSQTGGPALPLAAFGGAPLLTFATVLLGFSVAALTLEVIRWWRSDAAARAAAPPAVVLPGLCISLVLLTAALAWPHVRKSGAGAGDEPPVTVAAVQGNVPRLGLEFNAQRRAVLDNHVRETLRLAEDVRAGRAPQPMFVIWPENSSDIDPLANADAGQAISTASAAIRAPILVGGVVAAPGYSRDNPVSTNSVIVWNPDTGPADRHDKQIIQPFGEYLPWRSFFSKLSPYAERAGYFVPGQGDGVVRAAGVPVGVTTCWEVIFDRAAREAVRSGAQVLAVPSNNATFDEAMSEQQLAFARLRAVEHDRYVVVAGTVGISAVVSPDGRELARTAFFEPAYLDQQIRLRTALTPATRFGPIIEALLIGVGVAGILAAMLHNGLFVPARIRGRRTTTDNGKGAT
- a CDS encoding polyprenol monophosphomannose synthase, whose amino-acid sequence is MSVPGGPGGREAGREAAEKPSARTLVIIPTYNERDNLLKIVSRVNDAAPAVHVLIVDDGSPDGTGRLADELALADPDRVHVMHRSSKDGLGAAYLAGFAWGLSRQYTVLVEMDADGSHAPEQLYRLLDAVDAGADLVIGSRYVDGGEVRNWPRRRLVLSRTANGYSRILLGVDIHDITAGYRAYRREVLEKIDLAAVDSKGYGFQVDLTWRSINAGFTVVEVPITFTEREHGVSKMDGSTIREAIVKVAQWGLRARLDRARGTAR
- the rbpA gene encoding RNA polymerase-binding protein RbpA — protein: MADRVLRGSRLGAVSYETDRNHDLAPRQVARYRTDNGEEFDVPFADDAEIPGTWLCRNGMEGTLIEGDVPEPKKVKPPRTHWDMLLERRSVEELEELLKERLEIIKTRRRG
- a CDS encoding ABC transporter permease, with the protein product MLIRLASPFVLLALWQIGSAAGLIPQDVLPAPSLIAEAGIELIRTGQLADALAVSGVRVVEGLVLGGVVGIALGVAVGLSKWVEATIDPPMQMIRALPHLGLIPLFIVWFGIGELPKVLLVALGVSFPLYLNTYSAIRQVDPKLFETAQVLGFSFGQKLRTIVVPSAAPQVLVGLRQSLAIAWLTLIVAEQINADKGIGFLIMNARDFLRIDIIIVGLIVYALLGIGTDAVVRALENRASRYRA
- a CDS encoding ABC transporter ATP-binding protein: MTLTSDTSAHVTGPRADAAGELRGVNKWYGAHHVLTDLSVRIGRGEVVALIGRSGSGKSTVLRVLAGLSTDHTGDRAVAGAPAVAFQEPRLFPWRDVRTNVAYGLTRTRLSKAQALARAEQALADVGLADRADAWPSTLSGGQAQRVSLARALVAEPELLLLDEPFGALDALTRLSMRVLLLDLWREHGFGVLLVTHDVDEAVALADRVLVLDDGTIAHTLEIPDPRRPPGEGHTDRYRAELLDTLGVQS
- a CDS encoding ABC transporter substrate-binding protein, which encodes MSRVVAVIAVLSLLLTGCVSRQNVSGAQQAPETVPLSELSGVTLQVGDQKGGTESLLRAAGALDGLPYAIAFSTFTSGPPQVEAATAGKIDFAITGNTPPIFGAAAGAKVKVVAAYDGGGNGDQILVQRDSPITSIADLRGKRIVVGKGSSAHGHILAQLKNAGLTPDDVTLIFLQPADALSAFTQRQADAWAIWDPYTAQTAAQLPVRSIGQARDVTNGYWFGVASDQALADPKRNTALADLLVRFEKAARWAQEHPQQWAASYGQAVGLSPEVAQVSQSRSLRLPTELGDQVVASEQKIADLFAASGQIASPAPDFSKWVDRRYNDALRPLFISTS